The following proteins come from a genomic window of Pocillopora verrucosa isolate sample1 chromosome 6, ASM3666991v2, whole genome shotgun sequence:
- the LOC131788901 gene encoding NLR family CARD domain-containing protein 3-like: MAMAILPFASTKETTNYARLCRLLVDVGSQVLRSTFDTIHPPAILHTVLGSTSVHYATLQSLYKGRKKVLNPTQWGKLYPSHAPVSSVAFDITLLTVLLRNICGLGPPANGWDRLPLATNLSIADDIARVKYYRNTVYGHASQASVDDSSFSAYWQEVREALVRLGGAHFRAEIDNLEHDCMDPDIEEHYRELMKQWKKDDDSIKDKLEEIEDSLENMRRNFRDATDKIEIYMKEVKEKLTSLTASAEKSTQEDSLNDLRDTTEKIEIEMEEVKETLCSLTTTVEKSTDEGSLEKMIGEMVKMDSELKEVKEKLCALTASVGESKDEGIFDPTELISGIRQLYKTREGWLSPFPWCEEFQFFLGNIFTRLKVVRRKKTRGEITDVFVDMSSILDPYEECSAPRTVLIEGEPGVGKTTYCKKYAYDWATKQQEPQGCGSTVFKVVLLLKCRDIHSDVWEAIDDQLLSLDIDEKVKRQFFRFIRENQSSILLILDGLDELPSGKLSMFSDLIEGKVLPRCHIVATARHEAGKEVRKCCDALLQIEGFTEKHVKGFVTQYFRERTDLATKLSQRMSRDKNLIEISANPLNTALLCLLCEEVEGKLPENRAQLYLDMVECVLRRYRKKKGLSETEEDLTNHYKLELNHLGWVALNGLLKDKLDFNESELGNLAKDLTEFGFLSAQPGGSKLRPKLHYAFLHKSFQECFAAFFICSQIQSNEITPAELVSDPRYFVKLEQVLLFSCGILAVKCDEQAEALVKSLTDEVNKYEGSGTKVVLEAINECKRQGSDFHLQLAKSFGTGLNLTHLDLSYSGISYAGATVIAEAIKVNKTLTHLDLYRNGITNAGATSIAEAIKVNNTLTNLDLSLNGISDAGATSIAVAMKVNKTLTNLDLSRNGISNAGAKSIAEAIKVNKTLTSWDLSRNGISDAGARSIAEAIKVNNTLTNLDLSYNYSSDTGAACIAEAIKANKTLINLDLSRNGISDAGATSIAEAIKVNKTLTNLDLSLNSIGDAGVTSIAEAIKVNNTLTNLDLSRNGICETGARSIAEAIKVKNSLTNLDLSFNYTSDAGATCIAEAIKVNKTLTNLDLSENDISDAGATCIAEAIKVNETLTNLDLSENDIGDAGATCIAKAIHVNKTLTNLDFSFNNISDAGATCIAEAIKVNMTLTNLDLSFNDIRDAGATCIAEAIKVNKTLTNLNLFRNDISDGGATCIAEAIKVNKTLTNLDLSRNDISDAGATYIAEAIKVNKTLTNLDLSENDIRDAGAICIAEAIQVNKTLTNLDLSRNDVSDAGATCIAEAIQVSKTPTNLGLSENDICDAGAICIDEAI, from the exons ATGGCTATGGCTATTTTACCATTTGCGTCTACGAAAGAGACTACTAACTATGCAAGGTTATGCCGCCTCCTGGTGGATGTTGGATCTCAGGTGCTTCGGTCCACTTTTGACACAATACACCCACCAGCGATTCTACATACAGTTTTGGGAAGTACCTCAGTGCATTATGCCACATTGCAATCACTGTACAAAGGGAGGAAGAAAGTGCTGAATCCCACGCAATGGGGAAAGTTGTACCCTTCTCACGCACCCGTGTCTTCTGTAGCCTTCGATATCACACTTCTAACGGTGCTTCTTAGAAATATCTGTGGTTTGGGCCCTCCTGCCAATGGATGGGATCGTCTTCCCCTAGCTACAAACTTAAGCATCGCAGATGACATCGCCAGAGTCAAGTATTACAGGAACACTGTATACGGCCATGCTTCTCAAGCCTCTGTGGATGACAGTAGTTTCAGTGCTTACTGGCAGGAAGTAAGAGAAGCTTTGGTGAGACTGGGAGGAGCTCATTTTAGAGCTGAAATCGACAATCTTGAGCACGACTGCATGGATCCAGATATCGAGGAGCATTATCGTGAGCTGATGAAACAATGGAAGAAAGACGACGACAGCATCAAAGACAagcttgaagaaattgaag ATTCGCTGGAAAACATGAGAAGAAACTTCAGAGACGCAACTGACAAGATAGAGATTTATATGAAAGAGGTGAAAGAAAAGCTTACTAGTCTGACGGCCTCAGCTGAAAAAAGCACACAAGAAG ATTCGCTAAATGACCTCAGAGATACAACTGAGAAGATAGAGATTGAAATGGAGGAGGTTAAAGAGACGCTTTGTAGCCTGACGACCACAGTGGAGAAAAGTACAGATGAAG GGTCTCTTGAGAAAATGATAGGCGAAATGGTAAAGATGGACAGCGAACTGAAAGAAGTGAAGGAAAAGCTGTGTGCTTTGACAGCCTCAGTGGGAGAAAGCAAGGATGAAG gtatttttgatccaactgagcttatcagtggaattcgccagctgtacaagactcgcgagggatggctctcaccatttccatggtgtgaagagtttcagttttttcttggaaatatttttacaaggcttaaagtggtcagaagaaagaaaacgagaggagaaatcactgacgtatttgttgacatgtcgtcaatactagacccgtatgaagagtgttcagcgccgagaacagtgttgattgaaggagaacctggtgtgggaaaaaccacctattgtaaaaagtacgcctacgactgggccacaaaacagcaagaacCTCAGGGCTGCGGCTCGACAGTATTTAAAGTGGTATTGTTGTTGAAATGTCGAGACATCCATTCTGACGTCTGGGAAGCCATTGATGATCAGCTGCTGTCCCTAGACATCGATGAAAAAGTCAAACGAcaattttttcggtttattcgtgaaaatcagtccagcattttattgatattggatggattggatgagttaCCATCCGGCAAATTGTCGATGTTTTCCGATTTAATTGAAGGAAAAGTACTCCCCAGatgccacatagttgcaacagcaagacacgaagctggaaaagaggtgAGGAAATGTTGTGATGCGCTgcttcagatcgaaggattCACTGAAAAGCATGTGAAAGGATTTGTCACTCAGTACTTTAGAGAAAGGACGGATTTAGCCACCAAGCTCTCGCAACGGATGTCGCGAGATAAAAACCTGATTGAAATATCGGCCAATCCTCTAAACAcagcacttctttgccttttatgcGAAGAGGTTGAGGGCAAACTCCCCGAAAACAGAGCTCAACTTTATttggatatggttgaatgtgtCTTGAGGAGGTATCGGAAAAAGAAGGGACTGTCAGAAACGGAAGAAGACCTGACAAACCATTACAAACTGGAACTGAATCACCTTGGGTGGGTAGCATTGAATGGTTTACTTAAAGACAAGTTGGATtttaatgaaagtgaattgGGAAACCTTGCAAAAGACTtgactgaatttggatttctttCAGCGCAGCCTGGTGGCAGCAAATTGAGACCAAAACTGCATTATGCtttcttacataaaagttttcaggAATGCTTCGcagcattcttcatttgttctcagattcaaagcaaTGAAATTACACCTGCAGAACTAGTTTCCGATCCAAGGTATTTCGTAAAACTTGAACAAGTACTCTTGTTTTCATGTGGAATTTTAGCCGTGAAATGCGATGAACAAGCTGAGgctcttgtaaagagtttaacagaTGAAGTCAACAAATATGAAGGCAGTGGTACAAAAGTTGTATTGGAGGCAATCAACGAATGTAAAAGACAAGGAAGTGATTTTCACTTACAGTTAGCAAAGTCTTTTGGAACTGGTTTGAATCTGACCCatttggatttgtcttacaGTGGTATTAGTTATGCCGGTGCTACAGTTATTGccgaggcaatcaaagtcaataaGACGCTAACCCATTTGGATTTGTATCGCAATGGTATTACTAATGCCGGTGCTACATCTATAGccgaggcaatcaaagtcaacaataCGCTAACCAATTTAGATTTGTCTCtcaatggtattagtgatgccggtgctacatctattgctgtGGCAATgaaagtcaacaagacgctaaccaatttggatttgtctcgCAATGGTATTAGTAATGCCGGTGCTAAATCTAtagctgaggcaatcaaagtcaacaagacgctaaccagtTGGGATTTGTCTCGCAATGGTATCAGTGATGCCGGTGCTAGgtctattgctgaggcaatcaaagtcaacaatacgctaaccaatttggatttgtcttacaattATAGTAGTGATACCGGTGCtgcatgtattgctgaggcaatcaaagcCAACAAGACGTTAatcaatttggatttgtctcgCAATGGCATTAGTGATGCCGGTGCTACATCTAtagctgaggcaatcaaagtcaacaagacgctaactaATTTGGATTTGTCTCTCAATAGTATTGGTGATGCCGGTGTTACATCTATAGCTGAGGCCATCAAAGTCAACAATACGCTAAcaaatttggatttgtctcgCAATGGTATTTGTGAAACTGGTGCTAgatctattgctgaggcaatcaaagttAAGAATTCcctaaccaatttggatttgtcctTCAATTATACTAGTGATGCcggtgctacatgtattgctgaggcaatcaaagtcaacaagacgctaaccaatttggatttgtctgagaatgatattagtgatgccggtgctacatgtattgctgaggcaatcaaagtcaacgagacgctaaccaatttggatttgtctgagaATGATATTGGTGATGCcggtgctacatgtattgctaaGGCAATCCAtgtcaacaagacgctaaccaatttggatttttctttcaataatatTAGTGATGCcggtgctacatgtattgctgaggcaatcaaagtcaacatgACGCTAAcgaatttggatttgtctttcAATGATATTCGTGATGCCGGTGCaacatgtattgctgaggcaatcaaagtcaacaagacgctaaccaatttgaatttgtttcgcaatgatattagtgatggcggtgctacatgtattgctgaggcaatcaaagtcaacaagacgctaaccaatctGGATTTGTCTCGTAATGATATAAGTGATGCTGGTGCTACATacattgctgaggcaatcaaagtcaacaagaccCTAACCAATTTAGATTTGTCTGAGAATGATATTCGTGATGCCGGTGCTatatgtattgctgaggcaatccaagtcaacaagacgctaaccaatttggatttgtctcgCAATGATGTTAGTGATGCcggtgctacatgtattgctgaggcaatccAAGTCAGCAAGACGCCAACCAATTTAGGTTTGTCTGAGAATGATATTTGTGATGCCGGTGCTATATGTATTGATGAGGCAATCTAA